A single genomic interval of Penicillium psychrofluorescens genome assembly, chromosome: 2 harbors:
- a CDS encoding uncharacterized protein (ID:PFLUO_002722-T1.cds;~source:funannotate), whose amino-acid sequence MPSSVACLCGQVVLPIALKASSKLHLCHCHRCRAVSGLLCSAYYFVQQKPPALTGLREYRQSDHASRFFCRRCGAHVFARSAVGEFLVAAGVLAAENTPPVSTVQHWQVTDTGDGGLSTFLAGTISPTPGCLLSAGQSDPPSLSTDTSNNADEVQARCDCGGIDFYITPPDTSSVEASSPWADLLVPFHSASSANPDDVKWWLRDGNTKYLAGTCACTSCRLGSGFPIQTWAFIPKSNLWNADRSPLTFTHGSMQRYNSSPGVYREFCSRCGANVFWHCDERPSLIDVSVGLLRSRNVRAEELLDWATGRVSFAEMGVQQDLVRLLEDGLKVYGESKQ is encoded by the coding sequence ATGCCTTCCTCGGTCGCCTGTCTGTGTGGACAAGTGGTGCTGCCCATCGCACTGAAGGCATCATCGAAACTGCATCTATGTCATTGCCACCGCTGTCGCGCCGTTTCGGGCCTGCTGTGCTCGGCTTATTACTTCGTCCAGCAGAAACCACCTGCTCTAACGGGTCTGCGCGAGTACCGACAGTCCGATCATGCCTCGCGATTCTTCTGTAGGAGATGTGGTGCTCACGTCTTTGCCCGTTCGGCGGTGGGGGAGTTTCTAGTCGCCGCGGGGGTTCTCGCAGCTGAGAATACGCCGCCCGTCTCAACAGTGCAGCACTGGCAGGTCACTGACACTGGCGACGGTGGACTCAGCACGTTTCTGGCAGGCACAATATCTCCTACCCCAGGCTGTCTGTTGAGCGCCGGGCAAAGCGACCCCCCAAGCCTAAGCACCGACACCTCTAATAACGCTGACGAAGTGCAGGCGCGTTGCGACTGCGGCGGCATTGATTTCTACATCACTCCACCGGATACATCCTCCGTCGAAGCATCATCCCCCTGGGCTGACCTGCTCGTGCCATTCCACTCGGCATCATCCGCCAATCCGGACGACGTCAAGTGGTGGCTGCGCGACGGAAACACCAAGTATCTCGCCGGCACCTGCGCCTGCACCTCTTGTCGCCTGGGCAGCGGGTTTCCCATCCAGACATGGGCTTTTATCCCCAAGTCCAATCTGTGGAATGCAGACCGCTCGCCCCTCACTTTCACCCATGGATCCATGCAGCGGTATAACAGCTCACCGGGTGTATACAGGGAATTCTGCAGTCGCTGCGGCGCCAATGTCTTCTGGCATTGCGATGAGCGGCCGTCGCTGATCGATGTAAGTGTGGGCTTGCTCCGTTCGCGGAATGTCCGCGCCGAGGAGTTGTTGGATTGGGCTACGGGGCGAGTCAGCTTTGCTGAGATGGGAGTACAGCAGGACCTGGTGCGGTTGTTGGAAGATGGACTGAAGGTATATGGAGAGTCAAAGCAGTAG